The Narcine bancroftii isolate sNarBan1 chromosome 6, sNarBan1.hap1, whole genome shotgun sequence genome window below encodes:
- the faxcb gene encoding failed axon connections homolog isoform X3 codes for MHWFHSNCLYFEPEVWFGQAEVQFHILKIEVDATKYYHVNYFDGKLSPQGKMPWIEYNHQKVGGTEFIIDFLQDKLGVNLNKHLDSSERAISRAITKMVEEHFYWAIVYCQWIDNLHETGKILSVSGPLSGFLKWILCHLTRGIVKREMYGQGIGRFSKEEIYTLMEKDMRALSVILGDKKYIMGTRPSTVDAAVFGQLAQAMWTLPGTRPERLIRDELVNLALYCERIKRKFWPEWTAESDEASDSNEDETSEDSLTPTPLQDFSLYSRTETFDEELTENSVSYSQTPDTDYTGHSLFDSDVEMEEYTDNELVK; via the exons ATGCATTGGTTTCACTCGAACTGCCTGTATTTTGaacctgaagtttggtttgggcaggctgaggtgcagttccacattctcaagatagaagtggatgccactaagtactatcatgtg AATTATTTCGATGGCAAACTCTCTCCTCAAGGAAAGATGCCTTGGATTGAATATAATCATCAAAAAGTAGGTGGCACAGAATTCATTATTGATTTTCTTCAAGATAAACTGGGTGTTAACTTAAATAAGCATCTGGATTCCAGTGAAAGAGCTATTTCAAGAGCCATTACAAAAATGGTGGAAGAACACTTCTATTG GGCCATTGTATACTGTCAATGGATCGACAATCTCCATGAGACTGGAAAAATACTGTCTGTCTCAGGCCCATTAAGTGGTTTTCTTAAATGGATACTATGCCATCTAACAAGAGGAATTGTCAAACGGGAAATGTATGGTCAAGGCATTGGGCGTTTCTCAAAGGAGGAAATATATACCTTAATGGAAAAGGACATGCGAGCACTTTCAGTCATCTTGG GTGATAAGAAGTATATTATGGGCACAAGGCCTTCCACCGTTGATGCAGCAGTATTTGGGCAGTTGGCGCAGGCAATGTGGACTCTACCTGGAACCAGACCGGAAAGACTGATCAGAG ATGAACTGGTCAATCTTGCCTTGTATTGTGAGAGAATTAAGAGGAAGTTCTGGCCCGAATGGACAGCAGAAAGCGATGAAGCTTCAGATAGTAATGAAGATGAAACAAGTGAAGACAGTTTGACTCCCACACCACTCCAAGACTTCAGTTTGTACTCTCGCACAGAAACATTTGATGAGGAGTTAACTGAGAACAGTGTTTCCTATTCTCAAACTCCTGACACAGATTATACTGGCCATTCACTCTTTGATTCAGATGTGGAAATGGAAGAATACACAGATAATGAACTGGTTAAATGA
- the faxcb gene encoding uncharacterized protein faxcb isoform X1, with protein MPESTSVEMSVKDLEDKIYSVSSHLVNFVNLFISKINAMAEVINGAFKLEIIERFEMCDQGLVDAQDQLQDENRIIETLQIQNKNLAKKVDYLENQSRRNNVKIVGLPEGIEGPDPRKFFTEWIPRVLGQDKFPEGLILECAYRVLRRKSFSGQNPRSVLIHCLNYCDRETILHTAIRNAQQNRSPLMVQNNPVFFYQYLSQEIMFQRREFNSVKERLWKKRHKGTFRIISMANSLLKERCLGLNIIIKKAIVYCQWIDNLHETGKILSVSGPLSGFLKWILCHLTRGIVKREMYGQGIGRFSKEEIYTLMEKDMRALSVILGDKKYIMGTRPSTVDAAVFGQLAQAMWTLPGTRPERLIRDELVNLALYCERIKRKFWPEWTAESDEASDSNEDETSEDSLTPTPLQDFSLYSRTETFDEELTENSVSYSQTPDTDYTGHSLFDSDVEMEEYTDNELVK; from the exons atgcctgaatctacttctgttgaaatgtctgttaaggatcttgaagataagatatattctgtatcgagtcacttagttaattttgtgaacctgtttatttccaagattaatgcgatggcggaagtcattaatggagcttttaagcttgaaatcattgaaagatttgaaatgtgtgatcaaggtttagtcgatgcacaggatcaactgcaagatgaaaatagaataattgaaacattgcagatccaaaataaaaatttagcaaaaaaggttgattatttggagaatcaatctagacggaacaacgtgaaaattgttggtttgccagaaggcatagaaggaccagatccaagaaaattttttactgaatggattccacgagtgttaggacaggataaattccctgaaggtttaatactggaatgtgcttatagagttttaagaagaaaatctttttcaggacagaatccaagatctgttttgatccattgtttaaactattgtgacagagagacaattttacatacggctattagaaatgcccagcaaaatagatctcctttgatggttcagaataatcctgttttcttctatcaatatttgagtcaagaaattatgtttcaacgacgtgaatttaattcggtgaaagaacggttgtggaaaaaaagacataagggaacattcag AATTATTTCGATGGCAAACTCTCTCCTCAAGGAAAGATGCCTTGGATTGAATATAATCATCAAAAA GGCCATTGTATACTGTCAATGGATCGACAATCTCCATGAGACTGGAAAAATACTGTCTGTCTCAGGCCCATTAAGTGGTTTTCTTAAATGGATACTATGCCATCTAACAAGAGGAATTGTCAAACGGGAAATGTATGGTCAAGGCATTGGGCGTTTCTCAAAGGAGGAAATATATACCTTAATGGAAAAGGACATGCGAGCACTTTCAGTCATCTTGG GTGATAAGAAGTATATTATGGGCACAAGGCCTTCCACCGTTGATGCAGCAGTATTTGGGCAGTTGGCGCAGGCAATGTGGACTCTACCTGGAACCAGACCGGAAAGACTGATCAGAG ATGAACTGGTCAATCTTGCCTTGTATTGTGAGAGAATTAAGAGGAAGTTCTGGCCCGAATGGACAGCAGAAAGCGATGAAGCTTCAGATAGTAATGAAGATGAAACAAGTGAAGACAGTTTGACTCCCACACCACTCCAAGACTTCAGTTTGTACTCTCGCACAGAAACATTTGATGAGGAGTTAACTGAGAACAGTGTTTCCTATTCTCAAACTCCTGACACAGATTATACTGGCCATTCACTCTTTGATTCAGATGTGGAAATGGAAGAATACACAGATAATGAACTGGTTAAATGA
- the faxcb gene encoding failed axon connections homolog isoform X4, translated as METYLRMADLPYQNYFDGKLSPQGKMPWIEYNHQKVGGTEFIIDFLQDKLGVNLNKHLDSSERAISRAITKMVEEHFYWAIVYCQWIDNLHETGKILSVSGPLSGFLKWILCHLTRGIVKREMYGQGIGRFSKEEIYTLMEKDMRALSVILGDKKYIMGTRPSTVDAAVFGQLAQAMWTLPGTRPERLIRDELVNLALYCERIKRKFWPEWTAESDEASDSNEDETSEDSLTPTPLQDFSLYSRTETFDEELTENSVSYSQTPDTDYTGHSLFDSDVEMEEYTDNELVK; from the exons AATTATTTCGATGGCAAACTCTCTCCTCAAGGAAAGATGCCTTGGATTGAATATAATCATCAAAAAGTAGGTGGCACAGAATTCATTATTGATTTTCTTCAAGATAAACTGGGTGTTAACTTAAATAAGCATCTGGATTCCAGTGAAAGAGCTATTTCAAGAGCCATTACAAAAATGGTGGAAGAACACTTCTATTG GGCCATTGTATACTGTCAATGGATCGACAATCTCCATGAGACTGGAAAAATACTGTCTGTCTCAGGCCCATTAAGTGGTTTTCTTAAATGGATACTATGCCATCTAACAAGAGGAATTGTCAAACGGGAAATGTATGGTCAAGGCATTGGGCGTTTCTCAAAGGAGGAAATATATACCTTAATGGAAAAGGACATGCGAGCACTTTCAGTCATCTTGG GTGATAAGAAGTATATTATGGGCACAAGGCCTTCCACCGTTGATGCAGCAGTATTTGGGCAGTTGGCGCAGGCAATGTGGACTCTACCTGGAACCAGACCGGAAAGACTGATCAGAG ATGAACTGGTCAATCTTGCCTTGTATTGTGAGAGAATTAAGAGGAAGTTCTGGCCCGAATGGACAGCAGAAAGCGATGAAGCTTCAGATAGTAATGAAGATGAAACAAGTGAAGACAGTTTGACTCCCACACCACTCCAAGACTTCAGTTTGTACTCTCGCACAGAAACATTTGATGAGGAGTTAACTGAGAACAGTGTTTCCTATTCTCAAACTCCTGACACAGATTATACTGGCCATTCACTCTTTGATTCAGATGTGGAAATGGAAGAATACACAGATAATGAACTGGTTAAATGA